The following are from one region of the Haloactinomyces albus genome:
- the polA gene encoding DNA polymerase I: MASEDRRLLLIDGHSMAYRAFYALPKENFRTGTGQHTNAVYGFVSMLINLLRDEQPSHLAVAFDVSRATFRSETFAEYKANRSATPEEFRGQVSLIQDVLGALNIPALSRDNYEADDVIATLTAQATAEGIPVSICTGDRDALQLVNDVVTVLYPSKGVSEMTRFTPQAVQDKYGLTPEQYPDFAALRGDPSDNLPKIEGVGEKTITKWIQQFGSLVGLVDRADEVKGKAGDKLRAHIAQVLRNRELTELVKDVPLDVTPDQLMLQQWDRDAVHRLFDDLEFRVLRDRLFATLSTAEPEVEEGFDVSGGLLEPGALAAWLDAHARDGGRVGLSFTGSWGQGRGDLTGLALVNSAGVGAFVDAIELTVADEQALAEWLADPAMPKAAHDAKGPLHAIRDRGWSLAGLTSDTALAAYLVRPGQRSFELTDLVVRYLQRELRTEQSTDSGQLSLLEDENQAKADAAAAELVRARAVAELADVLDTELERIDSSRLLTEVELPLLDVLGKLEEAGIAVDSDRLAELGAHFTGRVNQAAQDAYAVVGREINLGSPKQLQTVLFDELGMPKTKRTKTGYTTDAEALQNLYDKTEHPFLRHLLEHRDATKLKTTVEGLVKAVAPDGRIHTTLNQTITSTGRLSSTEPNLQNIPIRTEEGRRIREVFVVGGDYAGLMTADYSQIEMRIMAHLSGDEGLIEAFRTGEDLHNYVASKAFGVPIDAVDQELRRRVKAMSYGLAYGLSAFGLSQQLNISADEAKAQMDAYFARFGRVRDYLHEIVERARKDGYTSTILGRRRYLPDLVSDNRQRREMAERMALNAPIQGSAADIIKVAMLGVHRGLTEAGLRSRMLLQVHDELMIEVAEGEYDEVERLVRQHMASAYELEVPLEVSVGMGGSWDAAAH, from the coding sequence ATGGCATCCGAGGACCGACGCCTGCTGTTGATCGATGGCCATTCGATGGCCTACCGCGCTTTCTACGCCCTGCCCAAGGAGAACTTCCGGACCGGCACGGGACAGCACACCAATGCGGTGTATGGCTTCGTCTCGATGCTGATCAACCTGCTCCGCGATGAGCAGCCGAGTCACCTCGCCGTGGCCTTCGACGTGTCGCGCGCGACCTTCCGCTCGGAGACGTTCGCGGAGTACAAGGCCAACCGCAGCGCCACCCCCGAGGAATTCCGCGGCCAGGTCAGCCTCATCCAGGACGTGCTCGGTGCCCTGAACATTCCGGCGTTGAGCAGGGACAACTACGAAGCCGACGATGTGATCGCCACCCTGACCGCCCAGGCCACGGCCGAGGGGATCCCGGTGTCGATCTGTACCGGCGACCGGGATGCGCTGCAGCTGGTCAATGACGTGGTGACGGTGCTCTATCCGAGCAAGGGGGTCTCGGAGATGACCCGGTTCACCCCGCAAGCCGTGCAGGACAAATACGGCCTCACCCCCGAGCAGTACCCGGACTTCGCGGCCCTGCGGGGAGACCCCTCGGACAATCTGCCCAAGATCGAGGGGGTGGGGGAGAAGACCATCACCAAGTGGATCCAGCAGTTCGGTTCGCTGGTCGGCCTCGTCGACCGGGCCGACGAGGTCAAGGGCAAGGCCGGTGACAAGCTGCGCGCGCACATCGCGCAGGTCCTGCGCAATCGCGAACTCACCGAGTTGGTCAAGGACGTGCCGTTGGATGTCACCCCCGACCAGCTGATGCTGCAACAGTGGGATCGCGACGCCGTGCATCGGTTGTTCGACGATCTGGAGTTCCGCGTGCTGCGGGATCGGTTGTTCGCCACACTGTCCACCGCCGAACCCGAGGTGGAGGAGGGTTTCGACGTGTCCGGTGGACTCCTGGAGCCGGGCGCTCTTGCCGCGTGGCTGGACGCGCACGCCCGGGACGGTGGTCGCGTCGGGCTCTCCTTCACCGGAAGCTGGGGGCAGGGCCGAGGCGACCTGACGGGGCTGGCACTGGTCAACTCCGCCGGAGTGGGTGCTTTCGTCGATGCCATCGAACTCACGGTCGCCGACGAGCAGGCGCTGGCAGAATGGCTTGCCGACCCCGCGATGCCGAAGGCGGCGCACGACGCCAAGGGGCCGCTGCACGCGATCCGGGACCGGGGATGGTCGCTGGCGGGGCTGACCAGCGACACGGCCCTGGCGGCCTACCTCGTGCGCCCCGGCCAGCGGTCCTTCGAACTCACCGACCTGGTGGTGCGCTATCTGCAGCGGGAGTTGCGAACCGAACAGAGCACCGACAGCGGTCAGCTCTCCCTGCTGGAGGACGAGAACCAGGCGAAGGCCGATGCCGCGGCTGCCGAGCTCGTCCGTGCTCGCGCGGTGGCCGAGCTCGCGGACGTCCTCGACACGGAGCTGGAACGCATCGACAGCAGCAGGCTGCTGACCGAGGTGGAGCTGCCGCTGCTGGACGTGCTGGGCAAGCTGGAGGAGGCGGGAATCGCCGTCGACTCCGATCGGCTGGCCGAGCTCGGTGCGCACTTCACGGGCCGGGTCAACCAGGCTGCCCAGGATGCCTACGCGGTGGTCGGCAGGGAGATCAACCTCGGTTCGCCCAAGCAGTTGCAGACTGTGCTGTTCGACGAGCTGGGCATGCCCAAGACGAAGCGCACCAAGACCGGCTACACCACCGATGCCGAGGCGCTGCAGAACCTCTACGACAAGACCGAGCACCCGTTCCTGCGTCACCTGCTGGAACACCGGGACGCCACCAAGCTCAAGACCACCGTGGAGGGCCTGGTCAAGGCGGTCGCGCCGGACGGGCGAATCCACACCACGCTGAACCAGACGATCACATCGACGGGACGGTTGTCCTCCACGGAACCGAACCTGCAGAACATTCCCATCCGCACCGAGGAAGGACGGCGGATCCGGGAGGTGTTCGTCGTCGGCGGGGACTACGCCGGTCTGATGACCGCCGACTACAGCCAGATCGAAATGCGGATCATGGCGCACCTCTCCGGTGACGAGGGGTTGATCGAAGCGTTCCGCACCGGCGAGGACCTGCACAACTATGTGGCCTCGAAGGCGTTCGGCGTGCCGATCGACGCGGTGGACCAGGAACTGCGGCGCCGGGTCAAGGCGATGTCCTACGGTCTGGCTTACGGCCTGTCCGCATTCGGTCTTTCCCAGCAGCTCAACATCTCGGCCGACGAGGCCAAGGCGCAGATGGACGCCTACTTCGCGCGCTTCGGGCGGGTACGCGACTACCTGCACGAGATCGTGGAACGGGCGCGCAAGGACGGCTACACCTCGACGATTCTGGGGCGGCGGCGTTACCTGCCGGATCTCGTCAGCGACAACCGGCAGCGCCGCGAGATGGCCGAGCGGATGGCCCTCAACGCGCCGATCCAGGGCAGTGCGGCCGACATCATCAAGGTCGCGATGCTCGGCGTGCACCGAGGGCTGACCGAAGCCGGATTGCGGTCCCGGATGCTGCTGCAGGTGCACGACGAGTTGATGATCGAGGTGGCCGAGGGTGAGTATGACGAGGTCGAGCGGCTGGTGCGACAGCACATGGCCTCGGCCTACGAGTTGGAGGTGCCCTTGGAGGTCTCGGTCGGCATGGGCGGTTCCTGGGATGCCGCCGCACACTGA
- a CDS encoding PaaI family thioesterase, producing the protein MWHRMGIKITEYGPDRVVGTMPVSGNRQPYGLLHGGANAVLAESLGSTAAALHARPERIAVGLELSCTHHRAATEGLVTGVATPLHQGSSTATYEIVITDARGKRTCSARLTCVLRDQPPGQ; encoded by the coding sequence CTGTGGCATCGGATGGGCATCAAGATCACCGAGTACGGCCCCGATCGTGTGGTCGGGACCATGCCGGTCTCCGGAAACCGGCAACCGTACGGGCTCCTGCACGGTGGCGCCAACGCCGTGCTCGCCGAGAGCCTCGGCTCGACCGCGGCCGCGCTGCACGCCAGGCCCGAGCGGATCGCGGTCGGCCTGGAGCTGTCCTGCACCCATCACCGCGCCGCCACGGAAGGACTCGTGACCGGCGTGGCCACCCCGCTCCACCAGGGCAGCAGCACGGCCACCTACGAGATCGTGATCACCGACGCGCGGGGAAAGCGGACCTGCTCGGCCCGCCTGACCTGCGTACTGCGCGATCAGCCACCGGGGCAGTGA
- a CDS encoding ANTAR domain-containing response regulator, with protein sequence MTTPAAEDPNAAPTTQRRVLVAEDEALIRLDLVEMLREESYEVVGEAGDGQEAVRLADELRPDLVILDVKMPKMDGIEAASSIAGERIAPVVILTAFSQRDLVERARDAGAMAYLVKPFAKRDLVPAIELAISRFTEVQALESEVADLSERLEARKTIERAKGLLMNNHDLSEPESFRWLQRTAMDRRTTMKAVAQAVLDSLE encoded by the coding sequence GTGACCACGCCGGCTGCCGAGGACCCAAATGCGGCCCCGACGACGCAACGCCGCGTGCTCGTGGCCGAGGACGAGGCACTGATCAGGCTTGACCTGGTGGAAATGCTCCGGGAAGAGAGCTATGAGGTCGTCGGTGAGGCCGGTGACGGGCAGGAGGCGGTCCGCCTGGCGGACGAGTTGCGCCCGGATTTGGTCATCCTGGATGTCAAGATGCCCAAGATGGACGGGATCGAGGCGGCCTCGTCGATCGCGGGTGAACGGATTGCCCCGGTGGTGATTCTCACCGCATTCAGCCAACGTGATCTGGTCGAGCGCGCCCGGGACGCGGGGGCGATGGCATACCTGGTCAAGCCGTTCGCCAAGCGTGATCTGGTCCCGGCGATCGAACTCGCCATCTCGCGCTTCACCGAGGTGCAGGCTCTGGAATCGGAAGTGGCGGACCTCTCCGAGCGGCTCGAAGCACGCAAGACGATCGAGCGTGCCAAGGGCCTGTTGATGAACAATCACGACCTGTCCGAGCCGGAGTCGTTCCGCTGGCTGCAACGCACGGCCATGGACCGGCGCACGACGATGAAAGCCGTGGCACAGGCGGTACTGGACAGTCTGGAGTGA
- a CDS encoding tyrosine-type recombinase/integrase, producing the protein MSETTYDVRIWKIQTRKNKQGKVTSYRVRWEVGSQDRSDSFKNKAQAESFRSDLVSAARKGEAFAIGTGMPVSMTRQINEMSWFDFACAYVDMKWPDQSGNSRKGIAETLTTVAPAMLSSERGKPDEKILRDALFGWAFNCSRRDTVEQPARIKAALKWLAANTKPVSALAEPACLREVLRLIATRLDGKSSAASVVSRKRAVLHNALDYAVERKLLDRNPLPELKWAPPKSVQAIDKRTVVNHQQALKLLEAVREQGPSGPRLVAFFGVMYYAAARPAEAVNLRRGDVLLPEMVRDPESGEWVEPQDGWGELLLSESAPETGARWSSTGKRRDRRQLKHRGRGDTRPVPCPPPLVRILREHMRAYPPRPSGQLFYGLRGGELSQSTYGHAWERARKAALTPAEFASPLAKRPYDLRHAAVSTWLSAGVPPTQVAEWAGHSVTVLLQIYAKCLAGQEDAARRRIQEVLSAE; encoded by the coding sequence ATGAGCGAGACCACCTACGACGTTCGCATCTGGAAGATCCAGACACGCAAGAACAAGCAGGGCAAGGTCACCAGCTACCGTGTTCGCTGGGAAGTGGGTAGCCAGGATCGTTCCGACTCCTTCAAGAACAAGGCACAAGCCGAGAGTTTCCGCTCGGATCTCGTCAGCGCAGCCCGCAAGGGCGAAGCTTTCGCCATCGGGACCGGAATGCCGGTCTCGATGACACGCCAGATCAACGAGATGAGCTGGTTCGATTTTGCGTGTGCCTACGTAGATATGAAGTGGCCGGATCAGTCCGGCAACTCCCGTAAGGGCATCGCGGAGACGCTGACCACGGTCGCTCCGGCCATGCTTTCGAGCGAGCGAGGAAAGCCGGACGAGAAAATCCTGCGGGATGCGCTGTTCGGCTGGGCGTTCAACTGTTCTCGGCGGGATACGGTCGAGCAGCCTGCTCGGATCAAGGCTGCCTTGAAGTGGCTTGCGGCCAACACCAAGCCTGTCAGTGCCCTGGCCGAGCCTGCGTGTCTGCGGGAGGTCCTGCGGCTGATTGCCACCCGGCTGGACGGTAAGTCGTCGGCAGCGTCGGTGGTCAGCCGCAAGCGGGCGGTGCTGCACAACGCGCTCGATTACGCCGTGGAGCGCAAGCTACTCGATCGAAACCCGCTACCGGAGCTGAAGTGGGCCCCGCCGAAGAGTGTGCAGGCCATCGACAAGCGCACCGTGGTCAACCATCAGCAGGCGCTGAAGCTGCTGGAGGCCGTACGCGAGCAGGGACCGAGCGGGCCGCGCCTGGTCGCCTTCTTCGGGGTTATGTACTACGCGGCAGCGCGCCCGGCCGAGGCGGTCAACTTGCGGCGCGGTGACGTGCTCCTGCCCGAGATGGTTCGAGATCCCGAATCGGGGGAGTGGGTCGAGCCGCAGGACGGGTGGGGCGAGCTGTTGCTGTCGGAATCGGCCCCGGAGACCGGGGCACGGTGGAGCAGCACCGGCAAACGACGAGATCGTCGACAGCTCAAGCACCGCGGCAGGGGGGACACGCGACCGGTGCCGTGCCCGCCGCCGCTGGTGCGGATTCTGCGCGAGCACATGCGGGCCTACCCGCCTCGGCCGAGCGGGCAACTGTTCTACGGCCTGCGGGGCGGGGAGCTGTCGCAAAGCACCTACGGGCACGCTTGGGAACGTGCCCGCAAGGCCGCCCTGACACCGGCCGAATTCGCCTCACCGTTGGCCAAACGTCCCTACGATCTGCGGCACGCAGCCGTGTCGACCTGGCTCAGCGCCGGTGTGCCACCAACCCAGGTCGCCGAGTGGGCCGGGCACAGCGTCACCGTGCTGCTGCAGATCTACGCCAAGTGCCTGGCCGGACAGGAAGACGCCGCACGACGACGGATCCAGGAGGTCCTCAGCGCCGAGTGA
- a CDS encoding helix-turn-helix transcriptional regulator: MPKRSGNWMTITEFCEEMDISRSTFDDWRAKQRAPKCIRLPNGSLRIRRTDFENWLDTLEDAA; this comes from the coding sequence ATGCCCAAACGCAGCGGCAACTGGATGACCATCACCGAATTCTGCGAGGAGATGGACATCTCCCGCTCCACCTTCGACGACTGGCGCGCCAAGCAGCGAGCCCCCAAGTGCATCCGCTTGCCAAACGGCTCCCTACGTATCCGTCGTACCGACTTCGAGAACTGGCTCGACACTCTGGAGGACGCCGCATGA
- a CDS encoding DUF3631 domain-containing protein, with the protein MSTPQPQTPGLGRIQRPTPDETGEEDTTMTAAPALHVVAEQDEQPHRPVRPGAEVLDEVTRFLSRFLVLPSEHCAPVIALWFAHTHAAHRFYATPRLILDSAEPGSGKTRVLEVGQYLVKAPEMTISATTAAMFRMVSSGPITILFDEVDAIFNPKNGGNYEDLRAMLNAGYKRSATIARCVGDAKAMKVERFPVYAPAALAGIAGHMPATITTRAITIHMRKRAPDEPVEEFIEEDVEQEAAPVREELSVWVDSVADHLAGARPAMPAGVIDRAAEIWKPLIALADQAGGHWPDTARAACQHFVTNTGPEATSLGVRLLADLREVFTARNADRMATGDILTALHALDEAPWGDLYGKPLDARRLSKELARYGVASKNIKQPGGQVAKGFRTDGEDGLADAWCRYLASAATSATGATSQVTPVADEKQVPLPPLPTTETGSGSSGNENPAATGLTREVAAVAAVAAHTSQQPAE; encoded by the coding sequence GTGAGCACCCCGCAACCCCAAACCCCCGGCCTGGGGCGCATCCAGCGCCCCACCCCCGACGAAACCGGAGAAGAGGACACCACGATGACCGCCGCGCCCGCCCTGCACGTCGTCGCCGAGCAGGACGAGCAGCCCCACCGACCGGTGCGGCCCGGAGCTGAGGTGCTCGACGAGGTCACTCGCTTTCTGAGCCGGTTCCTGGTGCTGCCGTCCGAGCACTGTGCTCCGGTGATCGCGCTGTGGTTCGCCCATACCCACGCCGCGCACCGGTTCTACGCCACCCCGCGGCTCATCCTCGATTCCGCCGAGCCGGGCAGCGGCAAGACCCGCGTCCTCGAAGTCGGCCAATACCTCGTCAAGGCTCCCGAGATGACCATCTCGGCGACCACGGCCGCCATGTTCCGCATGGTCAGCTCCGGGCCGATCACCATCCTGTTCGACGAGGTCGACGCCATCTTCAACCCCAAAAACGGCGGCAACTACGAAGACCTGCGCGCCATGCTCAATGCCGGATACAAACGCTCGGCCACCATCGCCCGCTGCGTCGGTGACGCCAAGGCCATGAAGGTCGAGCGGTTCCCCGTCTACGCACCGGCCGCCCTGGCCGGGATCGCCGGGCACATGCCCGCCACGATCACCACTCGGGCCATCACCATCCACATGCGCAAACGCGCCCCCGATGAACCCGTCGAAGAGTTCATCGAAGAGGACGTCGAACAGGAAGCCGCCCCCGTGCGCGAAGAACTGAGCGTCTGGGTCGACAGCGTGGCCGACCACCTCGCCGGGGCACGCCCCGCGATGCCAGCCGGGGTCATCGACCGCGCCGCCGAGATCTGGAAACCCCTGATCGCTCTGGCCGACCAGGCAGGCGGGCACTGGCCCGACACCGCCCGCGCGGCCTGCCAGCACTTCGTCACCAACACCGGCCCGGAGGCCACCTCGCTGGGAGTGCGGCTGCTGGCCGACCTGCGCGAGGTCTTCACCGCACGCAATGCCGACCGGATGGCCACCGGCGACATCCTGACCGCGCTGCACGCCCTGGACGAAGCGCCCTGGGGCGATCTGTACGGCAAGCCTCTCGACGCGCGGCGACTGTCGAAAGAACTCGCCCGCTACGGAGTGGCCTCCAAGAACATCAAGCAACCCGGCGGTCAGGTCGCCAAGGGATTCCGCACCGATGGGGAAGACGGCTTGGCCGATGCCTGGTGCCGCTACCTGGCTAGTGCCGCTACCAGCGCTACCGGCGCTACTTCGCAGGTCACACCGGTAGCGGACGAAAAACAGGTGCCGCTACCGCCGCTACCCACCACCGAGACAGGTAGCGGCAGTAGCGGCAACGAAAATCCCGCCGCTACCGGCCTGACCAGGGAAGTAGCGGCAGTAGCGGCGGTAGCGGCACACACCAGCCAGCAACCTGCCGAGTAA
- a CDS encoding GGDEF domain-containing protein, whose amino-acid sequence MFAEITLAVGTTGWASIATTAAMLYRRRLHTDTLTGLGNRTALHRTARRERFTCGLVGLLMVDLDQFKAINDTHGHPFGNKVLAAVAAQLDDATHPGERAVRLHGDEFAVWLGPVSGSTAAEHRADQLAEALAEPIWVDGQRLTALGSVGLAVAPAATDLAELLGHADAHMYEIKANRRLTVLPTGQAQRNRDTHGGTAA is encoded by the coding sequence ATGTTCGCAGAAATCACCCTTGCCGTGGGCACCACCGGATGGGCAAGCATCGCCACCACCGCCGCGATGCTCTACCGCAGGCGGTTGCACACCGACACCCTGACCGGACTCGGTAACCGCACCGCCCTACACCGCACCGCCCGCCGAGAGCGGTTCACCTGTGGACTCGTGGGCCTGCTGATGGTCGACCTCGACCAGTTCAAAGCCATCAACGACACCCACGGCCACCCCTTCGGTAACAAAGTCCTCGCCGCCGTGGCTGCCCAGCTCGACGACGCCACCCACCCCGGAGAGCGCGCCGTGCGGCTACATGGCGATGAGTTCGCCGTCTGGCTCGGCCCCGTCTCCGGCAGCACCGCCGCCGAACACCGCGCCGACCAGCTCGCCGAAGCCCTGGCCGAACCGATCTGGGTCGACGGCCAACGGCTCACTGCTCTGGGCAGCGTCGGACTCGCCGTGGCACCGGCCGCCACGGACCTCGCCGAGCTGCTCGGGCACGCCGACGCGCACATGTACGAGATCAAAGCCAACCGCCGCCTGACCGTGCTGCCCACCGGACAAGCACAGCGCAACCGCGACACCCACGGAGGCACCGCAGCATGA